TGGGTGCCCGAGCGGCGCCGGGAGCTGATGGTCGACATGTACTACCCGGCCCGCTCCTCGGCCGGCACCCCCGCCCCGTACGCCGATCCCCGCGAGGCGCGGCTGCTGCTGGAGGGCGTACCGGACAGCCACCCGGACGCCGCCGACAAGCTGACCGCCACCCGGACCCACAGCGTCGCCGGGGCCCTCCCGCAGCGCGGCAAGCACCCGCTCGTCGTCCTGTCGCCGGGCTTCGGCTTGCCCCGGTACACGCTGACCACCGTCGCCGAGGACCTCGCCAGCCGCGGCTACGTCGTCGCCCTCGTGGACCACGCGCACGAGTCGCGCGGCACGGTCTTCCCCGGCGGCCGGGTGCTCACCTGTGTGGCCTGCGAGGAGGCCGAGACGCTGGAGGACATGCGCAAGGCCACCGTGCAGCGCGGCCAGGACATCTCGTTCCTGCTGGACCGGCTGACCGGGCCGCGCCCCGCCTGGCGGTACGCCTCCGTCATCGACCGGAAGCGGATCGGCGCGGCCGGGCACTCCCTGGGCGGCGCGTCCGCGGCGTCCGTCATGGCGCGGGACGCGCGCGTGCGGGCCGGGATCAACATGGACGGCACGTTCGGGGACCCCGTACCGGCCGACGGGCTCGGCGGGCGGCCGTTCCTCATGCTGGGCACCCACACGGACATGCACCTGCCCGACGGCCAGGACCCGACCTGGGGCGAGGCGTGGCGGAACCTCGACGGCTGGAAGCGCTGGCTCAGCGTCGAGGGCACCCACCACCTGACGTTCTCCGACGCGCCGCTCCTCTTCGACCAGCTCGGCATCCCGTACGGCGCGCCGACCCCGCCGACCATCCGCCCGGAGCGGGCCGTGGAGCTGGTCCGCGCGTACACGGCGGCCTTCTTCGACCTCCACCTGCGCGGGGTGCCGCAGCCGCTCCTCGAAGGGCCCGCGGCGGCCGACCCGGAGGTCCACTTCAACGCCCCCGCCGACTGAACCAGCCGACGGGAACGGCACGTCGGCCTTCACCACCCGTCGTGGTCGTGAAGGCCGACGTCGCGCCGCTGATCAGAGCACCGGCGGCCCCGCCTCGACGCGGCGCAGCACCGGCGTGAGGCGGTCCAGGTCGGGGCCGGTCTGGAGCTGCCGCTCGTCCCACCAGGTGCCACCGGCGTCGCGCAGAGGGCCGATCACGTCCCTGGCCCTCGCCGCGTCCGGGGACGTGGCACCGCCGAGCACGAGCTCGAAGGGGCGCTCGGCCC
This genomic window from Streptomyces thermolilacinus SPC6 contains:
- a CDS encoding alpha/beta hydrolase family protein, translated to MKSPRTPRTAAAAALVIALTAAAPAVAQSQSVQSQSVQSQSVQGHVLQEAPAAAGVVLPRPTGAFPTGRETLHLVDRSRADLWVPERRRELMVDMYYPARSSAGTPAPYADPREARLLLEGVPDSHPDAADKLTATRTHSVAGALPQRGKHPLVVLSPGFGLPRYTLTTVAEDLASRGYVVALVDHAHESRGTVFPGGRVLTCVACEEAETLEDMRKATVQRGQDISFLLDRLTGPRPAWRYASVIDRKRIGAAGHSLGGASAASVMARDARVRAGINMDGTFGDPVPADGLGGRPFLMLGTHTDMHLPDGQDPTWGEAWRNLDGWKRWLSVEGTHHLTFSDAPLLFDQLGIPYGAPTPPTIRPERAVELVRAYTAAFFDLHLRGVPQPLLEGPAAADPEVHFNAPAD